From the Scylla paramamosain isolate STU-SP2022 chromosome 15, ASM3559412v1, whole genome shotgun sequence genome, one window contains:
- the LOC135107676 gene encoding U6 snRNA-associated Sm-like protein LSm7 isoform X2, translating to MSAQQQQQQQQHHHQQQQQSGGERREGGARDGEQKDKKRKESILDLSKYLDKAIRVKFSGGREASGILKGFDQLLNLVLDNTIEYLRDPDDPYKLTEDTKERGLVVCRGTAVVLICPMDGCEAIANPFIQQDT from the exons ATGTCGGCG cagcagcaacaacagcagcagcagcaccatcaccaacagcagcagcagtctggtggagaaaggagagaaggaggggctCGAGATGGGGaacaaaaagataagaagaggaaggagtccATCCTTGACCTCAGCAAGTACTTGGACAAAGCCATCAGGGTTAAATTCTCCGGAGGACGAGAGGCCTCAGGAATTCTGAAGGGCTTTGACCAGCTGCTAAACCTGGTGCTGGACAACACCATTGAGTACCTTAGAG ATCCTGACGATCCATATAAGCTGACTGAGGACACTAAGGAGCGTGGTTTGGTGGTGTGCCGAGGCACGGCAGTGGTACTGATTTGCCCCATGGATGGCTGTGAGGCCATTGCTAACCCTTTCATTCAGCAGGACACATAA
- the LOC135107676 gene encoding U6 snRNA-associated Sm-like protein LSm7 isoform X1 has translation MSAQQQQQQQQQHHHQQQQQSGGERREGGARDGEQKDKKRKESILDLSKYLDKAIRVKFSGGREASGILKGFDQLLNLVLDNTIEYLRDPDDPYKLTEDTKERGLVVCRGTAVVLICPMDGCEAIANPFIQQDT, from the exons ATGTCGGCG cagcagcagcaacaacagcagcagcagcaccatcaccaacagcagcagcagtctggtggagaaaggagagaaggaggggctCGAGATGGGGaacaaaaagataagaagaggaaggagtccATCCTTGACCTCAGCAAGTACTTGGACAAAGCCATCAGGGTTAAATTCTCCGGAGGACGAGAGGCCTCAGGAATTCTGAAGGGCTTTGACCAGCTGCTAAACCTGGTGCTGGACAACACCATTGAGTACCTTAGAG ATCCTGACGATCCATATAAGCTGACTGAGGACACTAAGGAGCGTGGTTTGGTGGTGTGCCGAGGCACGGCAGTGGTACTGATTTGCCCCATGGATGGCTGTGAGGCCATTGCTAACCCTTTCATTCAGCAGGACACATAA
- the LOC135107667 gene encoding endoplasmic reticulum-Golgi intermediate compartment protein 1-like — MGFFSFDVRRFDIYRKVPKDLTQPTVTGAVISILCVAFILLLLFLEFFHFLSGELVQELHVDNPGETTERIPVYIKVELPRLKCEYIGLDIQDDLGRHEVGFVENTNKNPIGEKGCMFEANFFINKVPGNFHVSTHSADRQPDEIDFAHVIHELRFGKKLSHPDIVGKFNPLHQRSKLDGNSLESHDYVMKVVPTIHEDAIAYQYTHAYRSYISFGHGGRVVPALWFKYDLTPITVKYLRKRQPFYSFITKTCAIIGGTFTVAGILDSLVFSAWQIIKKIEIGKQS, encoded by the exons ATGGGCTTCTTCAGCTTTGACGTGCGAAG GTTTGACATCTACCGGAAGGTCCCCAAGGACCTGACACAGCCCACAGTAACCGGTGCAGTGATCAGCATTTTATGTGTTGCTttcatcctgctgctgctgttcctggagttcttccatttcttgtcTGGTGAGCT TGTCCAGGAATTACATGTTGATAACCCTGGAGAGACAACAGAGAGAATTCCAGTATACATTAAAGTGGAGTTGCCCCGTCTGAAGTGTGAAT ATATTGGTTTGGATATTCAGGATGACCTTGGCCGTCATGAAGTTGGGTTTGtggaaaacacaaacaaaaatccCATTGGTGAAAAAGGGTGCATGTTTGAAGCAAACTTCTTCATAAACAAGGTACCAG GGAATTTCCACGTGTCGACACACTCAGCAGACCGACAACCCGACGAGATTGACTTTGCTCATGTAATTCATGAGTTGCGGTTTGGAAAGAAACTCAGCCACCCAGACATTGTGGGAAAATTTAATCCTCTTCACCAACGCTCCAAGCTTGATGGGAATT CCTTGGAGTCTCATGATTATGTTATGAAAGTTGTGCCAACCATTCATGAGGATGCTATTGCCTACCAGTACACACATGCCTACAGG AGTTATATTTCCTTTGGTCATGGTGGTCGTGTGGTACCAGCTTTGTGGTTCAAATATGATCTCACCCCCATCACAGTCAAATATCTCAGGAAGAGACAACCCTTCTACTCCTTCATCACTAAG ACATGTGCAATCATTGGAGGAACCTTCACAGTAGCTGGCATACTTGACTCTCTAGTCTTCTCAGCTTGGCAGATTATCAAGAAAATAGAGATTGGAAAACAGAgctga